One genomic region from Nitrospinota bacterium encodes:
- the tatA gene encoding twin-arginine translocase TatA/TatE family subunit has product MLGLGMPELIVIMLVVMLMFGAKRLPEIGGGLGKGIKNFKEQLSQSSTTVEQAQLPEGQKENG; this is encoded by the coding sequence ATGTTAGGTCTTGGGATGCCGGAGCTGATAGTGATTATGCTGGTGGTGATGCTGATGTTCGGCGCCAAAAGGTTGCCCGAAATAGGCGGAGGGCTTGGTAAGGGAATAAAGAATTTCAAGGAACAGCTCTCGCAAAGCTCCACAACGGTAGAGCAGGCCCAATTGCCAGAGGGACAGAAGGAAAACGGTTGA
- the moaA gene encoding GTP 3',8-cyclase MoaA — translation MNGRLVDGFNRRVKYLRMSITDRCNLSCAYCRPGVSASRHTDCGMLPLRDMLRLAKVFAGLGVSKIRITGGEPLLRKGIINFIGQISAIHGIGQVAITTNGLMLNSLAGKLRDAGARSVNISLDSLDRAKYQSITGHDGLGKVMSGIRATMAAGFQSVKMNMVVIRGVNDNEIPRFVKLSRVMKAQVRFIELMPTAAAYWNEKRFVPMSEVKSIVENMGVLSRLDTPRWSGPAEVYHLAGAKGELGFISAVSRHFCADCNRLRLTSSGKLLTCLFGGESVDLGAMAGGGASDEEISVAIINAVMKKNGVRNELNEEAIKPQMVHVGG, via the coding sequence ATGAACGGACGGTTGGTTGACGGGTTCAACCGGCGCGTAAAATATTTACGGATGTCCATCACGGACAGGTGCAACCTGTCGTGCGCCTATTGCAGGCCCGGCGTTAGCGCCTCGCGCCATACAGATTGCGGCATGCTTCCGTTACGGGACATGCTCCGGCTCGCAAAAGTATTTGCCGGTCTTGGAGTAAGCAAGATACGAATCACCGGCGGCGAACCGTTGCTTAGAAAAGGGATCATAAACTTTATCGGCCAAATTTCGGCGATTCACGGAATAGGGCAGGTAGCCATAACTACCAACGGGCTTATGCTGAACTCACTGGCGGGAAAGTTGCGTGACGCCGGGGCGCGAAGCGTCAATATAAGCCTGGATTCGCTGGACAGGGCTAAGTATCAAAGCATCACTGGTCATGACGGGTTGGGGAAGGTGATGAGCGGCATCCGCGCCACCATGGCGGCTGGATTCCAATCCGTAAAAATGAATATGGTTGTGATCCGTGGAGTGAATGATAACGAGATACCCAGGTTCGTAAAGCTCTCCCGGGTGATGAAAGCGCAGGTCAGGTTCATAGAACTGATGCCCACGGCGGCCGCTTATTGGAACGAAAAAAGGTTCGTGCCCATGAGCGAAGTGAAAAGTATTGTAGAAAATATGGGCGTGTTGTCCAGGTTGGACACACCGCGCTGGAGTGGCCCGGCCGAAGTGTACCATCTGGCCGGAGCGAAAGGGGAGTTGGGGTTTATTTCCGCGGTCAGCCGCCATTTTTGCGCGGACTGCAACAGGTTGCGGCTAACATCGTCCGGTAAATTGCTGACCTGTCTGTTCGGCGGCGAATCGGTTGATCTTGGCGCCATGGCAGGCGGCGGCGCGTCAGATGAGGAGATTTCCGTAGCAATCATAAACGCGGTGATGAAGAAAAACGGTGTTAGAAACGAGTTGAACGAAGAAGCGATAAAACCGCAAATGGTCCATGTGGGCGGATAA
- a CDS encoding glycosyltransferase produces the protein MPVNKVVIVEAAGKGKLSHSAYSLCSALSRYGCEVTLLTAKDYELDNLPRQYEVIKLFSEKGNLLSPWEHFSAARHIKRINPDIVHFKWFPSATAGLALLKIVRLTTPAKLVYTPGNILPHKNRFSRIKWWAGIYNEMDAIIAHSDYCKAVLSDLFEIESGRILVVPDYVCFETLANLFTRKEARAALGLSDSARVALFFGYINKGKGVEYLIDAFARVKSQVSNAKLLIAGQPVDGFTDPAGLVTKNGLQNDVSLDLRYVPFLEMLKYFAAADTVVLPYTKKSQSPIHNLAGAFGKPVICLKDSQSPEDSTLALARDITMALGGSEVGAVNGYKPVELSWKQVAFFTYKAYSMAAGAA, from the coding sequence ATGCCGGTAAACAAGGTGGTGATTGTAGAAGCCGCTGGCAAGGGCAAGCTGAGCCATTCCGCCTACAGTCTTTGTTCGGCATTATCCCGGTACGGTTGCGAAGTTACGTTGCTCACCGCAAAAGATTACGAGTTGGATAACCTGCCCAGACAATATGAAGTAATAAAGTTATTTTCGGAAAAAGGCAATTTGTTGAGCCCGTGGGAGCATTTTTCCGCGGCCCGGCATATAAAACGGATAAATCCGGATATCGTCCATTTTAAATGGTTTCCTTCAGCCACCGCCGGGCTTGCGCTATTGAAGATTGTAAGGCTTACAACCCCCGCCAAACTTGTTTACACGCCGGGAAACATCCTTCCGCACAAGAACAGGTTCTCGCGGATAAAGTGGTGGGCCGGTATCTATAACGAAATGGACGCGATAATAGCCCACTCGGATTATTGCAAGGCCGTCCTTTCAGACCTATTCGAAATAGAATCCGGGAGAATACTGGTGGTTCCGGATTACGTTTGTTTCGAAACCCTGGCAAATCTTTTTACCAGGAAAGAAGCGCGCGCCGCGCTGGGCCTATCCGATTCGGCCAGGGTGGCGCTTTTCTTCGGCTACATCAACAAGGGTAAAGGTGTTGAGTATCTTATAGACGCGTTCGCCCGGGTGAAAAGCCAGGTCTCTAACGCAAAGCTGTTAATAGCCGGACAGCCTGTGGATGGGTTTACCGATCCGGCCGGTCTTGTAACTAAAAACGGTTTGCAAAACGACGTGTCGCTGGATCTTCGTTATGTGCCGTTCCTTGAAATGCTCAAGTACTTCGCCGCGGCGGACACGGTGGTTTTGCCTTACACGAAGAAATCCCAAAGCCCCATACACAACCTGGCCGGAGCCTTCGGAAAACCGGTTATTTGCCTTAAGGATAGCCAGTCTCCTGAAGACTCCACCCTTGCCCTGGCGCGCGATATTACCATGGCCCTGGGCGGTTCAGAAGTTGGGGCTGTTAACGGTTACAAGCCTGTGGAACTTTCATGGAAACAGGTGGCCTTCTTCACTTACAAGGCGTATTCCATGGCCGCTGGAGCGGCATAA
- a CDS encoding molybdenum cofactor biosynthesis protein MoaE: MIRIQREDFDVKEQTRYLLRKDNRAGAVVFFVGTARGQSRGMDIIRLEFECYSDMAQKTLLELERDAKAKFGILECGIIHRIGEIGIGENIVFVGVTSIHRASAFDACEWLIDELKKRTPIWKKEFTRDGAHWVENHP; encoded by the coding sequence ATGATCCGGATCCAGCGCGAGGATTTCGATGTTAAAGAACAAACCCGGTACCTGCTCCGGAAAGATAACCGCGCGGGGGCCGTGGTGTTTTTCGTGGGAACGGCCAGGGGCCAGTCCAGGGGGATGGATATCATCCGGTTGGAATTCGAATGTTATTCTGATATGGCGCAAAAAACCCTTTTGGAGCTGGAGCGCGATGCGAAAGCCAAGTTCGGCATTTTGGAATGCGGCATAATCCACCGGATAGGGGAGATTGGTATCGGGGAAAACATAGTGTTCGTCGGCGTTACCAGCATCCATCGCGCTTCCGCCTTCGACGCCTGCGAATGGCTTATAGACGAACTTAAAAAAAGAACGCCCATCTGGAAAAAAGAGTTCACCCGCGATGGCGCCCATTGGGTTGAAAACCATCCTTAA
- a CDS encoding MoaD/ThiS family protein produces the protein MDSIMIKLDAPMELSLFLFAVARQAEVRPSQIQNPHLLYSINGEMADLNSMVGDTDEVAVIPPLSGGL, from the coding sequence GTGGATTCCATTATGATTAAACTGGACGCGCCAATGGAGTTGAGCCTTTTTCTTTTCGCGGTGGCCAGGCAAGCCGAGGTGAGACCTTCGCAAATCCAGAATCCACATCTTCTATACTCCATAAACGGGGAAATGGCGGATCTTAATTCCATGGTTGGTGATACCGATGAGGTAGCTGTGATCCCTCCTTTGTCCGGGGGCTTGTGA
- a CDS encoding cytochrome c3 family protein has protein sequence MGKYVIFSRTALATKLVAVFIFLALVIPPVPAVGEILGVEEEAALEEEEPAPEEVLTPSPDHPGLFTNPAGELVDDLGIIIRLAENESLCIKCHYGKSEHEKLVLGWDKSKHAMRGMSCAKCHGGNSAASVLADAKKESTGFKHIKDALSTLTGERAIQAAFEYCGSCHGEKYREWSAGIHGKRLGYWNGEKQMWVCVKCHNPHNPKIRKIKPKPAPVKPSEIGVKSQNVAKGK, from the coding sequence ATGGGGAAGTACGTAATTTTTAGCAGGACCGCCTTGGCCACAAAGCTTGTGGCGGTCTTTATTTTCCTGGCGCTAGTCATCCCTCCGGTTCCGGCGGTGGGAGAGATTCTTGGCGTGGAAGAAGAAGCGGCGCTGGAAGAAGAGGAGCCGGCTCCGGAGGAAGTATTGACCCCATCGCCCGATCATCCCGGGCTTTTCACGAATCCGGCTGGAGAGCTTGTGGACGACCTGGGGATAATCATCCGTCTGGCTGAAAATGAGAGCCTTTGCATAAAGTGCCATTATGGGAAATCCGAGCATGAGAAGCTTGTGCTGGGGTGGGACAAGAGCAAACACGCAATGCGCGGGATGTCCTGCGCCAAATGCCATGGCGGCAATTCCGCCGCTTCCGTTCTGGCCGACGCCAAGAAGGAATCCACCGGTTTCAAACATATAAAAGACGCCTTGTCCACCCTGACCGGTGAAAGGGCGATACAAGCGGCATTTGAATATTGCGGTAGTTGCCATGGCGAAAAATACAGGGAGTGGTCTGCCGGTATTCATGGCAAGAGGCTCGGATACTGGAATGGCGAAAAGCAGATGTGGGTATGCGTGAAGTGCCATAACCCTCACAATCCGAAAATCAGGAAGATCAAGCCAAAACCCGCGCCGGTTAAGCCTTCGGAGATAGGTGTTAAATCGCAAAACGTGGCTAAGGGCAAGTAG
- a CDS encoding 4Fe-4S dicluster domain-containing protein — MPNENENKCADKNLDRRRFLKSAAVGAAGLALSSCSSSSFQAFFQDHFREMDKDELLSTLKRMEEEYSKKYGKKFTVSAEAPIDETLFGYGLDISRCIGCRRCVYACVEENNQSRDPQIHWISVLRFKKGDKWMDLENSTKYYDPEKVPEDGYFYVPIACQQCENPPCTKVCPVQATWKEPDGIVVVDYNWCIGCRYCMAACPYGARHFNLTDPGLPAEEVNPKTHYLGNRPRPRGVVEKCTFCIQRTRKGLYPACSEICPMGARKFGNILDPESEIRYLIDKKRVFRLKEDLNTLPKFYYFI, encoded by the coding sequence ATGCCGAACGAAAACGAGAATAAATGCGCTGATAAAAACCTGGACCGCAGGAGATTTTTAAAATCCGCCGCCGTGGGGGCGGCTGGGCTTGCCTTGTCTTCATGCAGTTCGTCCAGTTTCCAGGCCTTTTTCCAGGATCATTTCCGCGAGATGGACAAAGACGAGCTTCTTTCCACATTAAAAAGGATGGAAGAGGAGTACTCGAAAAAGTATGGCAAAAAGTTCACGGTATCGGCCGAGGCGCCGATAGATGAAACCCTTTTTGGCTACGGGCTGGACATATCAAGATGCATAGGATGCAGAAGATGCGTTTACGCCTGCGTGGAGGAGAATAACCAGTCGAGGGACCCTCAAATTCACTGGATATCCGTCCTGCGCTTCAAGAAGGGCGACAAATGGATGGATCTCGAAAATTCCACGAAATACTATGATCCGGAAAAAGTGCCAGAGGATGGCTATTTCTATGTGCCCATAGCTTGCCAGCAGTGTGAAAATCCGCCATGCACGAAGGTGTGCCCTGTGCAGGCCACATGGAAAGAGCCCGACGGCATCGTGGTGGTGGATTACAACTGGTGCATAGGATGCCGTTATTGTATGGCGGCCTGCCCTTACGGGGCCAGGCATTTCAACCTCACCGATCCCGGATTGCCCGCTGAAGAGGTTAATCCGAAAACCCATTATCTTGGCAACCGGCCCCGCCCGCGCGGAGTGGTGGAGAAATGCACGTTCTGCATCCAGCGCACCCGCAAAGGGTTGTATCCGGCATGTTCCGAGATATGCCCCATGGGCGCGCGCAAGTTCGGAAACATTCTGGATCCGGAAAGCGAAATCCGTTACCTGATAGACAAGAAGAGGGTTTTCCGTCTGAAAGAAGACCTGAACACGTTGCCGAAGTTTTACTATTTCATCTAG
- the nrfD gene encoding polysulfide reductase NrfD translates to MVIGLISYAIQMSNGFIVTAIRDQVSWGFYISNFTFLVGVAAAAVLLVLPAYVYHFKPIKEIVFLGEMMAITAICMCILFVTVDLGHPERVWHMLPLFGSPNFPRSMLTWDVLVLNGYLIINATVFFYIMYKLYEGADYNKIMPLVLLSIPWAVSIHTVTAFLYNGLGARPFWNASILAPRFLASAFCSGPALMILVLQIVRKMANVPIDNKAIFKLSELIAYTMALNIFLLFCEVFKEVYSDSIHLYSLKYLYFGLHGHNNLVPWMWTALVFNSVSLFLFLYPKTSKSIKYVNAACVMTFIGVYIEKGFGLIIPGFVPDTLGEIYEYSPSIVEIGVTIGIWATGALIYTMLFKFAYPIYKKGLPNNGERQEG, encoded by the coding sequence ATGGTTATCGGATTGATATCCTACGCAATCCAGATGTCAAACGGCTTTATCGTAACAGCGATCCGGGACCAGGTTTCGTGGGGATTCTACATATCCAACTTTACCTTCCTGGTCGGCGTGGCGGCGGCGGCGGTGCTTCTTGTGCTTCCGGCGTATGTTTACCACTTCAAACCCATCAAGGAGATAGTGTTCCTCGGTGAGATGATGGCCATCACCGCCATTTGCATGTGCATTTTGTTTGTGACCGTGGACTTGGGCCATCCTGAGAGGGTGTGGCACATGTTGCCCCTTTTCGGCTCGCCCAACTTCCCGCGGTCTATGCTGACCTGGGACGTGCTGGTGTTGAACGGCTATCTGATAATAAATGCCACAGTCTTTTTCTATATCATGTACAAGTTGTACGAGGGCGCCGATTACAACAAAATAATGCCACTCGTGCTTCTCTCCATTCCATGGGCGGTGAGCATTCACACGGTCACCGCGTTCTTGTATAACGGGCTGGGGGCGCGCCCATTCTGGAACGCATCCATTCTGGCTCCACGGTTTTTAGCTTCCGCCTTTTGCTCCGGCCCGGCGCTGATGATCCTGGTGTTGCAGATAGTCCGCAAGATGGCCAACGTCCCAATAGACAACAAGGCCATATTCAAGCTGTCGGAGCTTATCGCATACACCATGGCCTTAAACATATTTCTGCTTTTCTGCGAGGTGTTCAAGGAAGTCTATTCCGACAGCATCCACCTGTATTCGTTGAAGTACCTTTATTTCGGGCTACACGGCCACAACAACCTTGTTCCATGGATGTGGACGGCTCTCGTCTTCAATAGCGTAAGCCTTTTCCTGTTCCTGTATCCCAAAACATCGAAGAGCATAAAATACGTCAATGCCGCATGTGTCATGACCTTCATCGGCGTTTACATAGAAAAAGGCTTCGGATTGATCATCCCGGGTTTCGTTCCGGATACGCTGGGCGAGATATACGAATATTCCCCGTCAATAGTTGAGATCGGCGTGACAATAGGAATTTGGGCCACCGGGGCTCTGATCTACACGATGCTTTTCAAGTTCGCCTACCCGATTTACAAAAAGGGTCTGCCAAACAACGGAGAGCGGCAGGAGGGTTGA
- a CDS encoding c-type cytochrome, whose amino-acid sequence MAFTVTAESKKKFKQKAIGLLGANAFIWALTFTLYKMPSSFGVMFSAFTLPYLVYFALSDFGAVRSESGGLSFSKALGYYFGVSGAAMIVALWGAASVLKFPPMFIVTMIVFALLGLFLFIFLEFKPDMAEPSGLKSVNNLLVLYVGSSALYLFTSTMLPQYEPENEIAKLKQTTLSLAGADKDTVIRAGAQVFKDFECFNCHNIAPGGEVKRGPNLSEIDLGKPEKITESLVDPYKEILKPYAENPKVARSMPDYYGKQLTKDELVAVVTYLENLKSALHVSTENMPEGWWTNAAVVEEGRKLYEGLVNPDVACHVCHGKDGKPLFEGAPDFTTSPDMENLTEARWFQIIKYGFGKDSPMSAWGEMLSDEQIWKITAYEWAFYSKGKLGNAELVERSKPEGPAAIQAKDKYWD is encoded by the coding sequence ATGGCTTTCACCGTGACAGCCGAGTCCAAGAAAAAATTCAAGCAGAAGGCCATCGGGCTTTTGGGCGCCAATGCGTTCATCTGGGCTTTGACATTTACTCTTTATAAGATGCCTAGTAGCTTCGGCGTGATGTTCTCCGCCTTCACGCTACCGTACCTCGTCTATTTCGCATTGTCCGACTTCGGCGCGGTCCGGTCAGAAAGCGGGGGCTTGTCCTTCTCGAAGGCGCTTGGGTATTACTTTGGCGTGTCCGGAGCCGCAATGATTGTCGCGTTGTGGGGAGCCGCCAGCGTGCTGAAGTTCCCGCCCATGTTCATTGTCACCATGATAGTATTCGCCCTGCTTGGGCTGTTCCTTTTCATTTTTCTCGAATTCAAGCCAGACATGGCGGAGCCTTCCGGGCTTAAGAGCGTGAATAACCTTCTAGTCCTTTATGTGGGCTCTTCGGCGCTTTATCTGTTCACCTCCACCATGTTGCCTCAGTATGAGCCGGAGAATGAGATAGCCAAGCTCAAGCAAACCACCCTCTCCCTGGCCGGCGCGGACAAGGACACGGTGATCAGGGCTGGCGCCCAGGTGTTCAAGGACTTCGAGTGTTTCAACTGCCACAACATCGCCCCGGGCGGCGAGGTAAAGCGGGGGCCAAACCTTTCGGAGATTGACTTGGGCAAGCCGGAGAAGATAACGGAGTCTCTTGTGGACCCGTACAAGGAAATACTTAAACCATACGCGGAAAACCCCAAGGTGGCCCGCTCCATGCCGGACTATTACGGCAAACAGCTTACAAAAGACGAACTGGTGGCCGTGGTCACATATCTTGAGAACCTTAAAAGCGCGTTGCACGTCTCCACCGAAAACATGCCCGAGGGCTGGTGGACGAACGCGGCCGTTGTAGAGGAAGGGCGGAAGCTATACGAGGGTCTTGTTAATCCGGACGTGGCCTGCCATGTGTGCCACGGAAAAGATGGCAAGCCGCTGTTCGAAGGCGCGCCGGACTTCACCACGAGCCCGGATATGGAGAACCTCACCGAGGCCCGTTGGTTCCAGATAATCAAGTACGGCTTCGGCAAAGATAGCCCGATGTCCGCCTGGGGTGAAATGCTCTCGGACGAGCAGATATGGAAAATCACGGCTTATGAGTGGGCTTTCTATTCCAAGGGTAAGCTTGGCAACGCAGAGCTTGTCGAACGCTCGAAACCGGAAGGCCCGGCCGCCATCCAGGCAAAGGATAAATATTGGGACTGA
- a CDS encoding cytochrome ubiquinol oxidase subunit I, which translates to MRIQGITGRTLFAGAMLAFAALAFFMADAAWAQKVPPVPENLPPIDFPLMGNRAIIWIAAQTHILFASFILGVPFFVLVSEALYVWSGDYRYERLAKEVIKVTAFCYSLTALFGGAFALLLFGLYPKITYYLFYKFDLIWLVIYPLSFIGETILMYMYYYSWGPLSGTKTKKLAHIGIGFLLNGVGILTLFILNAPASYMNTPPKGIDNPTLWDNINNFTWMPLNLHRMIGNVTFGGYMVCIISAYMYFMSRNAEDRKFYDWQGYIGNLIGLGAMIPLPIMGYIYAYEFYMYDASIGMYMMSDRLSMYFEAQAVLVGLLFVASNLYMWISMKRITGAERFEQWMKVNYVLIFFGAMIWFLPRHYFATMVPEPGMAVTGTELPSHLGYLALMKAKNLAAVIICLCTFANFFLYNRSVKTGQVAWGKVDPLAQYILIFLGFSDIWLMNLMGAVRELVRKSNHVYLQVKDTTLESYTPTLQYSGAMTTLITLGFFLVFSFIIWFSLRVNVEAKKHE; encoded by the coding sequence ATGAGAATTCAGGGTATAACCGGTAGAACGTTGTTCGCGGGCGCCATGCTGGCCTTTGCGGCGCTGGCGTTTTTCATGGCAGACGCGGCATGGGCCCAAAAAGTTCCGCCAGTGCCAGAGAACCTGCCGCCCATAGATTTCCCCCTTATGGGGAACAGGGCGATTATATGGATCGCCGCGCAGACGCACATCCTTTTCGCCTCGTTCATCCTGGGGGTGCCCTTCTTTGTGCTGGTATCCGAAGCGCTTTACGTATGGAGCGGAGATTACAGGTATGAGCGCCTGGCCAAGGAAGTTATCAAAGTCACCGCGTTCTGCTACTCGCTAACCGCTCTTTTTGGCGGGGCTTTCGCTCTGCTTCTTTTCGGCCTCTACCCGAAGATCACGTACTACCTGTTTTACAAGTTCGACCTTATATGGCTTGTCATATACCCCCTGTCGTTCATAGGGGAAACCATCCTGATGTACATGTACTATTACAGCTGGGGCCCGCTGTCTGGCACTAAAACGAAAAAACTGGCCCATATCGGAATCGGCTTCCTGCTCAACGGCGTGGGCATACTTACCCTGTTTATCCTGAACGCCCCGGCCAGCTACATGAACACGCCTCCCAAGGGAATAGACAACCCCACGCTGTGGGACAACATCAACAACTTCACATGGATGCCGCTGAACCTGCACCGGATGATAGGCAACGTCACCTTCGGCGGCTACATGGTTTGCATCATCTCCGCTTACATGTACTTCATGTCCAGAAACGCGGAGGACAGGAAGTTTTACGACTGGCAGGGTTACATAGGCAACCTTATCGGGCTTGGCGCCATGATACCCCTGCCGATAATGGGCTATATATACGCCTACGAGTTCTACATGTACGACGCCAGCATAGGAATGTACATGATGTCCGACAGGCTTTCGATGTATTTCGAGGCGCAGGCGGTGCTGGTGGGTCTTCTTTTCGTGGCGTCCAACCTGTACATGTGGATTTCCATGAAGCGCATCACCGGGGCGGAGAGGTTTGAGCAGTGGATGAAGGTGAACTACGTGCTGATCTTCTTCGGCGCGATGATCTGGTTCCTGCCAAGGCACTATTTCGCCACCATGGTGCCGGAGCCGGGCATGGCCGTTACCGGAACCGAGCTACCCTCGCACCTGGGCTACCTGGCGCTGATGAAGGCCAAGAACCTTGCGGCGGTTATCATTTGCCTGTGTACCTTCGCCAATTTCTTCCTATACAACCGGTCGGTCAAGACCGGCCAGGTGGCCTGGGGCAAGGTGGATCCGCTGGCTCAATACATTCTTATATTCCTCGGCTTCTCTGACATATGGCTCATGAACCTCATGGGCGCCGTAAGGGAACTTGTCCGGAAATCCAACCATGTTTATCTCCAGGTGAAAGACACCACGCTGGAATCCTACACGCCGACACTACAGTATTCCGGGGCCATGACCACGTTGATAACCCTCGGTTTTTTCCTGGTGTTCAGTTTCATCATCTGGTTCAGCCTGCGGGTAAATGTGGAAGCCAAAAAGCATGAGTAA
- a CDS encoding 4Fe-4S dicluster domain-containing protein, with translation MAVKQQMAFLVDMERCIFCRGCVIACKLENHIRQEYQRNEVVLMGPDQSKDPALFPVYMNCQHCEKPACIAACPVEGKAIEKRESDGRVIIIPDKCDGDRFCEFACPYGAIRLSPQKNKYGYLVVDKCTFCVHKADRSPDAPGGNKPACMMKCPSQALDFGPREELLKRVEAEGRQIMDLDTHNLGPSNIFLKPRSVRGEWKK, from the coding sequence ATGGCCGTAAAACAGCAGATGGCGTTTCTTGTGGACATGGAGCGGTGCATTTTCTGCCGCGGTTGCGTGATCGCATGCAAGCTTGAAAACCATATCAGGCAGGAATATCAGCGGAACGAGGTTGTCCTTATGGGGCCGGACCAGAGTAAAGACCCAGCCCTGTTTCCGGTGTACATGAACTGCCAGCATTGCGAAAAGCCAGCGTGCATCGCCGCGTGCCCGGTGGAGGGCAAGGCTATCGAGAAACGGGAGTCCGATGGGCGCGTGATAATCATTCCGGACAAGTGCGACGGTGACCGGTTCTGCGAGTTCGCCTGCCCATACGGCGCCATACGGCTTTCCCCGCAGAAGAACAAATACGGATACCTTGTGGTGGACAAATGCACATTCTGCGTCCATAAGGCCGATAGAAGCCCGGACGCCCCTGGCGGCAATAAACCGGCCTGCATGATGAAATGCCCAAGCCAGGCGCTGGATTTCGGGCCTCGGGAAGAGCTCCTTAAGAGGGTGGAGGCGGAGGGGCGTCAGATCATGGACCTTGACACGCACAATCTCGGTCCCAGTAACATATTTTTGAAACCGAGGTCGGTGAGGGGCGAATGGAAAAAGTAA